Proteins found in one Exiguobacterium sp. 9-2 genomic segment:
- the gmk gene encoding guanylate kinase — MFKERGLLLVLSGPSGVGKGTVCRALREDQDNDLHYSVSCTTRQPREGEVDGVHYFFKSREEFEEMIANNQLLEYAEFVGNYYGTPVEWVNQILDEGKDVILEIEVQGAMQVKEHFPEAVFLFLAPPSLQELRNRLVGRGTESEEVIKQRLLVAKEEIEMMDAYDYVVTNDEIHKACDRIQAIVTAEHCSRERVASLYKKAMEVK, encoded by the coding sequence ATTTTCAAAGAGCGTGGCTTATTACTCGTATTATCTGGTCCAAGTGGTGTCGGAAAGGGAACGGTCTGTCGTGCCTTGCGCGAAGATCAGGATAACGATCTGCATTACTCGGTATCCTGTACGACGCGCCAACCGCGTGAAGGAGAAGTAGATGGTGTCCACTATTTCTTTAAATCGCGTGAAGAATTCGAAGAGATGATTGCGAACAATCAACTCTTGGAATATGCTGAATTCGTAGGGAACTACTATGGAACACCTGTCGAATGGGTGAACCAGATCTTAGATGAAGGAAAAGACGTCATTCTCGAAATCGAAGTTCAAGGGGCCATGCAGGTCAAAGAACATTTTCCGGAAGCTGTCTTCTTATTCCTTGCACCTCCAAGCCTCCAAGAATTACGGAACCGCCTCGTAGGGCGTGGAACGGAATCGGAGGAAGTCATTAAGCAACGTCTTCTCGTCGCTAAGGAAGAGATCGAGATGATGGATGCCTATGACTATGTCGTGACGAACGACGAAATTCATAAAGCCTGTGACCGGATCCAAGCGATCGTCACAGCGGAACATTGCAGTCGGGAACGTGTCGCGTCCCTATATAAAAAAGCCATGGAGGTTAAGTGA